The sequence AGGACATATGGATCAGACCGGTAGCCGACCCGAGGACGAAGCCGCTCCGCGGCAATGGCGCGGGTGGCTGGGGTTCAGCGATGATCTGACAGTGGTGCATTTGGGGAACGGCATTTCTGCCTGACGATTGAGGCCTTCTCGATCATCAGACAGAAGGTTCCCATGACAGGAGAGGGATCGAACCTGCTTCGAGTGGACGTGTCGCGTTTTAGTGCCGCCCCAGTTGCTCGTTTAGGCCACTTTCCGTTCGAAAGCGACCGGGCTTCTCCAGCCCAATGCTGAGTGCCGGCGTCGCGGATTGTAGAAGCCGTTGGTGTACTGGAAGATGGCCATCTCAGCCTGACGCCGTGTGTCCCATGACTGTCGCCAGATCAGTTCAGCTTTGATGGTCTTGAAGAACGTCTCGACCGCGGCATTGTCGTAACAATTACCCTTGCCGCTCATAGACACCTGGAAGCCATGCTGACGCAGGATTTTTTGATAGTCGTGTGAACAGTATTGCGACCCGCGATCTGTGTGATGAATGCAGCCCTTAGGCGGTGATCTGAAGGCGATAGCCATCTTCAGCGCCCGGATCGCCAAGTCCCACTTCATGCGATTGCTGACGGCCCACCCAATGACACGCCGGGAATGCAGGTCCAGGATCACAGCAAGATACAACCATCCCTCACGCGTCCAGACATAGCTGATGTCACCCGCCCATTTCTGGTTTGGCAGGTCTGCTGTGAAGTTTCGATCCAGCAGATTGGGTGCGATGTTGAACTGGTGGTCGCTATCGGTCGTGGCCTTGTATTTGCGGGTTCGAACCACGGATATGCCATTCTGGCGCATCAAACGGCCCACACGGCGATGGCCAACATCCAGGCCGATCTCCTTAAGCTCTTCGGTCATTCTTGGCCGACCATAGCTGCCCAGGCTGAGACGTGACTGTTCTTTGATGTGCGCCAGTGTGACCATATCAGAGCGCTGCCTGCGACTGGCTGGCCGACTGCGGAAGGCCCGCAATCCGCGTGTGCTGACACCGACGACATCGCATAGGCGTTTGGCCGGGAACCTGTCTTGGTGCTCTTCGATGAACTTAAATCTCATTGCTTTAGGCCCGCGAAGAATTGGGCGGCCTTTTTTAGGATGTCCCTCTCCTCCTTGAGAATGCGCACCTCGCGCCGAAGGCGTTCATTCTCCTGAGCGAGGCTCAAATCCTCTTTCGACACCGCATCAGTGTCTCGATGTGCCGTGATCCATTTGTTCAGCGTCGACAGCCCAACACCTAAATCAGAAGCCACCTGCTTACGCGTAAGCCCGCTCGTTAATGCGATCCGCACAGCATCTTGGCGGAATTCATCCGTCCGCTTCAGTCCCATAGTTCATCTCCTTTGCTGCAATAAATGCTATCAAAGGAGCGGCATCAAACCGGGACAGGTCCACTGCCCGCATCGACAGTGGGCGTGCTTTACATGACCTACCCGGTTTTCACGCTGGTCATTGCCTGGGCTTTCTTCTCCGATGCACCTACGAAGCGCGCTTTGCTCGCCTCAGGCCTCATTGCGGTAGCGGCCATTATAGCAGGCTCGCCTGCATCGGTGCCCCTGCAGCACATTCCTATGCTTTTGCTGTCGTTGGCAGCCCCCTTCGGCTTTGGCTTCGGTATTTGTGATTTGGTCCACAGGCTGTCCCGCATCCCGCCGCTTGCACGCATTGCCTCCGTTTCCTTGGGATCGGTTCTTGGGCTTTTGCCGCTGATGGCGGGTGCGGACATCGCAGAGTTGCTCCCGGCGGGGCAGTCCGACTGGGTATTAATTGTCGGAATTGGTTTGATCACGGCACTTGTGCCGCAGCTCGTATACACGATCTGTTCGCCCCTGATCGGCGCTTCCCAAACTGCCGTCGTCGGAAGCATCGAATTACCGACGATGTTTGCGGTTGGAGTTATTGCATTTGATGAAGTGATCACAATGCACCAGGCCGTAGCCTGCACCCTGGTTTTGGGTGCGATAGCGATTACCAGGAGCCGGAAGACGCGTACTGTAACAACAGTTATTGCGAGAAAGCCCGAAAAATAAGTTCGGGCCCGAAACTGACCTCGGATGGGGTGCGGCACGTGCGCGATCGCGGTCGTTATGCGATGCAAGGACGGTCCTCACCTGCCATTTGTCAGGGTTCCCGTCGCCGCAGTGCGGCCTCCCCAATGCGGCCGTTCGCAACCAGGTACAGCATTTCTAAACAACCAATGCCTCGGCCGGGACGAAACACTCTTTGGCCACATGTAAACCAAGGCATTTCAGAGCAATCCATGCTACCTTTCCACGGGTAGCATTCTGGTAGCGGGTATTTGTGATGGGACGAGTGCGGCAAGGTTTGAGTGAAGCGCAGGCGCAAGCTTTGGAAGCAGCCTACAAGGCGGCGAAAACCTATCGCCAGGAACTGCCAAGGGCGCCTGCGCGGCCTGCATTGGGACTTGGCGAAGCTGCGAGCCGTTTTCTGAGCCCTCTTCCTGAAACGGGGGTGCCGGAAAGTGAGGTAATCGGGGACATCGTGCGGCGGTCTGAAGGCGGGCTGCACAAAATGGCGGGGCCGACCTTCTTCGGCTATGTCCTCGGCGCATCGCATCCCGTCGGTGTAGCTGCCGACATTCTGGTATCCGCCTGGGGCCAGAACGCGGGTTCATCTTTTGAAACACCAGCAATAACCGGAATGGAACGCGCTGTTTGCAACTGGGTTATCGAGTTGCTGTCACTGCCGTCCGAAAGCGGAGCCGGTCTTGTGACCGGCGGCACAGTGGCGAACATGGTTGGCGTCATGGCAGCACGCAATGCGCTGCTGGCTTCGCAAGGGTGGGATGTTGAAGCTGACGGGCTGTTTTCGGCACCCGAGATTCCCGTTTTGATCGGGCAAGACGCGCATTCTGCCCCATTCGCAGCCCTGCGTTATGCTGGCTTTGGCGCGAGCCGAACAAACATCGTCGCGACAGACGGCGAAGGCAGGATAAAGCCGGATGCTTTCCGGACTGCCCTGGACAGCTGCAGCGGTCCGCCGCTTGTTATCCTCCAGGCAGGTCAAATAAACACCGGCGCCTTTGATCCGTTTGCCGAGCTCATACCAATGGTGCGCGAGCGGAACGGCTGGGTTCATGTGGATGGTGCTTTCGGGCTCTGGCTCGCCGCCGTGCCTGAATTGGCTAACCGGTTGGAGGGGGTCGGTAAAGCAGACAGTTGGGCGATTGACCTGCACAAGTGGCTCAACGCGCCATTCGATGCAGGCATGGTCATCGTGCGCGACCGGGCGCCGCTTGTTGCATCGATGTCTGCCCGCGGCGCCTATCTCCCGGAAACAACAGAGCATTGGGAACCAAGTGATTCAACGCCGGAGCTATCCCGGCGTGCAAGAGGTGTCCCGAGCTATGCGCTACTTCGGCACCTTGGCCGGACGGGAGTTTGCGAACTGGTAGCACGCCATTGCCGCCTGGCGGAGCGAATTGCCCGAACGGTTTCGAACGAGCCCGGCCTGACAGTTCTGAACCAGATCCACAGCAATCAGGTCGCAATCTGCTGCGGCGAGGGGCCGGATGGCGACGATCTGACCATGCGGGTCCTGCAGCGCATTCAGGACAATGGAAAGGTATACCCCACCCATGGCGAATGGGCGGGCCGGAAGATCATTCGAGCCTCTGTTATCGGATACGGTATGAGGGAAGAGGATGCTGATCTTTTGTCATCCGAGATCATTGAAGCTTATCGTCTTTGTGCTGCTGGCGTTCCCTGAGTTGGCCAGAAGTTTTATTGCTGCAGTCAGGCATTAATGAGCTTCAGTGGGCTCGAATGGACCATTCGGTGTCACTCCTTCGACCCGCCTGGCACCCCCTGCGCAGCCGGGCCATAGTGGCCGTTTTCAAGCTCCTTTTATTGCCAGATCGGGAGCTTTTTCTCAAAGTTAGCACCACCTGCGAAGTTTAATGGCCGCCCCATGAATGAGGCGGCCGCTCCCGCATTACTTTCAATGGGTCAGAGAGCCTATCCGCGGCTCAGGATTTCCTCGCCGAGGATCTGCATGATTTTCTGTCCGGCCTCGCTGGCCCAATTGACCGCAAGTTCTGCAAGCAGCGCGCTGGTTGTGGTGAGCTCGACACCGCCTCGCTCCATTTTGCGGAACGCCATCTCATCCGTCAGCGCAGTGGGAGAACCGGAAGCATCGACAACTGCGGTCACGGCAAAGCCCTCTTCGGCGGCACTGATCGCAGGCGGGGCAAGACACACGTCAGTGGTTATGCCTGCCATGATGAAATGCCTGCGCCCGGTGTTGCGGCAGGCAGCGGCAAAGGCGCTGTCATCCCAGCAGTTCACCACGCCAGGGCGCTTGATCCGCGCGGCGAAGGCATCCGGCGCAATCTCTTCCAGCGCGGGCATCAGCGGCCCCTGCATGTTGTCTTCCATGCTGGAAGTCAGCACCAGCGGCATGCCAAGCGCCGCCGCCGTCCGCGCCAAGGCCCGGGTATTGGCTTCGATCAGATCGCGGTCAACGGACTTCGCCCAGTTCATGGTGCCAACCTGATGGTCGATCAGAACAGTGGCTGCGTTTTCGGGGGGCACTTTTTTGGAGGTCATGTTGATGTCCTTTCCTGGTTAAGAGATTTCGGATGCAGGCAGTTCGAAGATCAGGAGCTCAGCGCCGGCTGCAGCCTCAACCGCCACGTCCCCGGCACGGAGCAGTCCCAGCCCATCCCCTTTCCTGAGGGCGCGGCCGGCAGCAGTTGCCTCGCCTTCGATCATAAAGATGTAGAGGCTGCGGTCAGGGCTGGACGGGCTGAAGTTCAGCACGCTGCGGCGGTCGAAGCTGCCGTAACTCAGGCGCACCTCCTGCTGCACGACAAGTGAGCCACCGGCGCCGTCTGGCGACAGCACCAGCTGGAACCGGTTGCTGTGGTCCGCGGTTTCCAGCTCCTTGCTGGAATAAGCCGGCGCCAGGCCTCTGGCCCGCGGCTCGAACCAGATTTGCAGCGCACGCATCGGCTTCGTCCGCGAGTTGTTCACCTCGTTGTGCAGGATGCCTGTACCGGCGGTGATCAGCTGAAGGCCTTTCGACTTCACAGTACCGTTGTGAACGGGCACCACCGGATCGATATGCGACACCTCTCCGCTCACCATGAAGGTGACGACTTCGACATCCCGGTGCGGATGCAGGCCAAAGCCTTGGGCGTCCGGTGCAAGCGTGCCGTCGTCAATTGTGATCAGCGGGCCGAACCGCCGGCGCCCTTCTGCAAGGTGCGGCTTGAACGACAGATGCGCCTGCATGAAGCCGAAGTCCTTGAACTCACGGGTCGCGGCGGGGTGATAGACCATCTCTGTCTGCATTTCTCATCTCCTGGCCTGTTCGCTGAAATAGAATTTAGGGATCTCATTTGTTCTGGAAAATGACCCGTTTGTTAACTATCGTTCGGATTTATGAACGATAGATTCTATTCCTGCGCCAAGGCCCTGGTGGCCACTGTGCGCGCCGGGTCGATGAGCGCGGCAGCGGCGGAGCTGAACACCACGAAGTCGGCGATCAGCCAAAAGCTTGCGCTGTTTGAAGCCGAATTGGGGCTGGTCCTGCTGGACCGGTCTGGGCGGGCGGTGGCCCCGACCGCGGCTGGGCGCAGGATTTTCGAGATTTGCGTCGGCCCGGTGGATGCAGCGCTTGAGGCCGAGGCGCAGCTTGGCTTCGCCCGAAGCGGGAAGATTGCAGGGCGGGTGTCAGTCTCAGGACCCAACAGTCTTCTTTGCACCGCGCTTGTCCCGCTTCTGGCAAGCCTTCGGTCCCGCTACCCGGCTATCGAACTTGAATTGCATGCCGATGATTCAAAATCGGATTTTGCGGTAGAGGACATAGATCTGTCCTTCAGAACCGGTCCTGCAGACAAAGGGCGGTTTATTTCGGCTGCCCTGCCGTCCGCGCAGCGCGCGCCTCTTGCCAGCCCGGCCTTTGCAGAAAGGATGCCCCGTCTCTCCCGGCCTGCTGATTTGGCCAGGTTGCCCTGTGTATTGCGCACACAAGAATCCGGCAAATGGGCGTTTCGAAATATGGAAGGGCATCAGGAGATCATCGAGCCGACGATCGGCCTGCGCGTTAATTCGATGGAGCTTGCATTTGCGGCTGTCCTTGCGGGGCAAGGAGCAGCCCTGCTCCCGTCCTTACTGACAGAGGTGCATATTCAAGCTGGCAATCTCGTGCGCCTGGTCCCTGACTGGTCTGCCGATCCAGTGGCACTGACTTTGCTTTGCCGTCCTGAACGTTTGGCTGCTCCCCAGGTTGCGGCGGTACGGCGCCATATCCTGGATGCATGCGGCAACAGCGGCTTCCTGGGGGGAGAGCTTCAATACGAGAAAGTCTAACAGCTAACCAAAGCCCGGTTTGGCACCGTGGCGATTAGGCCTGCCTCCCTACAAGTCAGCGAAGGAGAACGGCCCGAACCTGCCAATTGCTGAAGTTCCTTACGCCGCTGTGCAGCGTCTCCAAAACGGACTTTGCTGCTGCTTGCCGCGAGACCCGGGTCAGTGCCCAAACTTACCGATGCGCGTAAGGCAAACACCAAGTCAAGTTGCCCCCGTACGAGGCCAACTTTCACCAATTTTGCCCGACAGCGCCTTATGGAGCAGCCAAAGCACCGGCAGGCTGCTGCTGTGTGATGCAGCCGATACCGCCGCCATCGAGCGCGATAAAGGTGCTGTCCACGCCCACGATTCTGCGGCCGGGGAACAGCTCTTCCAATTCGGCGCACGCCTGTTCGTCATCTGCTCCTCCAATCATCGGGGTGATCAACGCACTATTGACGGCGTAGGCATTCACATAGGGCACCGGCATGGGCTCCCCATGGGCAGGATCGGTGTAGGGCAAGCGCGGCATCTCGATCACTTCGAGCTTGCGCCCCTTTGCGTCCGTTGCGTCTTTGAGGCGGCGCAGGTTTTCCTGGCACAGTTCATAGTTCGGGTTCGACGGATCTGTCACCGTCTGGGCCAGCACAACACCGGGCGCGAGGTATTCCACCACGTTGTCGGCATGACCGTCGGTGCCGGCGTCCTCGACCAGCCCCAGCCCCAGCCAGATAACCTTCTCAATGCCGAGGTAATCCCGCAGCATCCCTTCGAGATCGTCCCGCGACACACCGTTATACCGGTCGGCATTGCGCATCACCTGTTCGGTGGTGATCAGCGTGCCTTCGCCGTCGACAGTGATGCCGCCGCCCTCGCAAATGAACGGCGCATGATAGAGCCTGATGCCGAGATGGTCGGTAAGGTGTTCGGCAACGCGCATGTCTTTGTCGCAGGCGTATTTTCCGCCCCAGCCGTTAAACTGGAATTGGACCAGTGCGACTTCGCCGTCATCGTTCTTGACGAAGATCCAGCCGCTGTCGCGCAGCCAGGCGTCGTTGATCGGGATTTCCAGGATCTCGGCATTGCTGCAGCCGGCAAGCTCGGCCCGCGCGCCGGCCGCGTCACTGGGGTCGGCGATCACTGTCACCGGTTCAAATTCCGCCACCGCGCGGACGACACCGGCATATTCCACCCGGGTCCGCACCAGGTCACTTCGGTAGTTCAGCTCGGTCGGCCAGCCGATGTAGGTACGGGCGTGGGGTGCAAACCGGGCAGGCATACGGAAACCGTCAGCGTAGGGTGTTTTTACCATGGATCTCTCATGTGGTGGCAGGGTTGCGGCGGCGCTGGCGCCGCCATTGGGTGATCTGCGGGCGGATCAGAAACCGGCTTTGATCCGCTCGAATTCCTTCAGCATCTTCGCGGCCATCTCGTTGGAGACGCGGAAACCGAACAGGCTTTCAGCCATGAAGCCTTCGGGGTCGGAATAGCCGTAAGCTCTCACAGCCTCCTGATCGGCGATCCCATAGGAACCAGCGTTGGCGTGTGCATAGCCCCAAGCCTCGATCAGGTACTTTCCGCTCTCGGCATCCGACAGCGCGTTCAGGAAGTCATACACGTCCTCATCGCTGCCTTCGCCGTCCTTGAGATGCACATAGCCGCAAGCCCAGCTGGCAACGCCCACTTCAGGGTCACGCACCATTTTCACCGGAACATTATCGAAGATCAGCGCCAGTTCGGTCGCATTCCAGGCCCAGGCGGCGTGGATCTCTCCTGACTTGATGGCCGCATCCAACTGCCCTTGATCGCTCCAGTAGAAACGCACGTTTTTATGGACTGCCCGCAGGAAGTCCGACGCCTCCTGGAATTTCTCATCCGTCATTTCGCTCCAGTCGTTGACGCCAACAGCCAGCGCTGCAAACCCGTAGGCATCTTCGACCACGTCCGGCAGTGAAACCTTGCCGGCCAGCGCCGGGTCCGCCAGCATCTTCAGGTCGATATCGCCTGCGACGAGATCTGTCCGGTAGACGAGACCGGTATTTCCCCAATCAAAAGGCACCATCCAGACTTGGCCGTCCGACGACACTTCCGGCAGTTGAGCCAATGTGGGAAGCAGTTCGCCCCAGGCATCCAAGCGCGCGGTGTCAATCGGCTTGATCAGGTCGGCAGCGCGCATCTTACCGATCAACCCACTGCAGGGATGGGCCAGATCGGCCTTGAAACCGGAACGCAGCTTGTTGAAGCCCTCGTGGTCATCCGCAAAAAACGAGAAGTCGGGGGCGCTTCCATGTTTTTCGACATAGGCGTTAAAGAAGCCTGGATCGTCGTAGCCGGACCAGTCAAACACGGTGATCTGGCCTGCACTGGCGCCAAAGGCGGCCAGCGCTCCCAGGGCCAGCCCGGCAGAAAGAGATTTGATCTTCATGAGTATTCCTCCTCTCAGGACATTCAGTTCATTTCTGGGGAAGGGCGACGGCCGCACCGCCGCGAAAGCCTGACCACACGGCATCACCAATCTCAAAATGGTCAGCCCGTTCGAAATTTGTCACCGAGGCGATCAGCGGATCAGTCCGGCCCTCAAGCTCCAGGTAGTAGTGGATTGTTTCGCCATAGAAGGCCCGGTCGATCACGCGCGCTGGAACGGCCACATCGGCCCCTTCAGGGCGGCCGCTGCCGATATGAACGCGCTCGGGCCGCAGGCCGATCGTGACTGCGGCTCCAATGCCATCCGAAACGCCATGCGCATCGACCGAAAGCTGCCCGAACCGAGGCAATTCAACTTCAAGCCGATTGCCGCCATTGGCCTTGATACTGCCATCGAAGAAGTTCATTCCGCCGATGAAATCCGCGACCTGTTTGGTGTTGGGCTTCTGATAGAGCTCGTGCGGCGTGGCA is a genomic window of Leisingera caerulea DSM 24564 containing:
- a CDS encoding DMT family transporter encodes the protein MTYPVFTLVIAWAFFSDAPTKRALLASGLIAVAAIIAGSPASVPLQHIPMLLLSLAAPFGFGFGICDLVHRLSRIPPLARIASVSLGSVLGLLPLMAGADIAELLPAGQSDWVLIVGIGLITALVPQLVYTICSPLIGASQTAVVGSIELPTMFAVGVIAFDEVITMHQAVACTLVLGAIAITRSRKTRTVTTVIARKPEK
- a CDS encoding extracellular solute-binding protein, with amino-acid sequence MKIKSLSAGLALGALAAFGASAGQITVFDWSGYDDPGFFNAYVEKHGSAPDFSFFADDHEGFNKLRSGFKADLAHPCSGLIGKMRAADLIKPIDTARLDAWGELLPTLAQLPEVSSDGQVWMVPFDWGNTGLVYRTDLVAGDIDLKMLADPALAGKVSLPDVVEDAYGFAALAVGVNDWSEMTDEKFQEASDFLRAVHKNVRFYWSDQGQLDAAIKSGEIHAAWAWNATELALIFDNVPVKMVRDPEVGVASWACGYVHLKDGEGSDEDVYDFLNALSDAESGKYLIEAWGYAHANAGSYGIADQEAVRAYGYSDPEGFMAESLFGFRVSNEMAAKMLKEFERIKAGF
- a CDS encoding LysR family transcriptional regulator, with protein sequence MNDRFYSCAKALVATVRAGSMSAAAAELNTTKSAISQKLALFEAELGLVLLDRSGRAVAPTAAGRRIFEICVGPVDAALEAEAQLGFARSGKIAGRVSVSGPNSLLCTALVPLLASLRSRYPAIELELHADDSKSDFAVEDIDLSFRTGPADKGRFISAALPSAQRAPLASPAFAERMPRLSRPADLARLPCVLRTQESGKWAFRNMEGHQEIIEPTIGLRVNSMELAFAAVLAGQGAALLPSLLTEVHIQAGNLVRLVPDWSADPVALTLLCRPERLAAPQVAAVRRHILDACGNSGFLGGELQYEKV
- a CDS encoding pyridoxal phosphate-dependent decarboxylase family protein gives rise to the protein MGRVRQGLSEAQAQALEAAYKAAKTYRQELPRAPARPALGLGEAASRFLSPLPETGVPESEVIGDIVRRSEGGLHKMAGPTFFGYVLGASHPVGVAADILVSAWGQNAGSSFETPAITGMERAVCNWVIELLSLPSESGAGLVTGGTVANMVGVMAARNALLASQGWDVEADGLFSAPEIPVLIGQDAHSAPFAALRYAGFGASRTNIVATDGEGRIKPDAFRTALDSCSGPPLVILQAGQINTGAFDPFAELIPMVRERNGWVHVDGAFGLWLAAVPELANRLEGVGKADSWAIDLHKWLNAPFDAGMVIVRDRAPLVASMSARGAYLPETTEHWEPSDSTPELSRRARGVPSYALLRHLGRTGVCELVARHCRLAERIARTVSNEPGLTVLNQIHSNQVAICCGEGPDGDDLTMRVLQRIQDNGKVYPTHGEWAGRKIIRASVIGYGMREEDADLLSSEIIEAYRLCAAGVP
- a CDS encoding pirin family protein, coding for MQTEMVYHPAATREFKDFGFMQAHLSFKPHLAEGRRRFGPLITIDDGTLAPDAQGFGLHPHRDVEVVTFMVSGEVSHIDPVVPVHNGTVKSKGLQLITAGTGILHNEVNNSRTKPMRALQIWFEPRARGLAPAYSSKELETADHSNRFQLVLSPDGAGGSLVVQQEVRLSYGSFDRRSVLNFSPSSPDRSLYIFMIEGEATAAGRALRKGDGLGLLRAGDVAVEAAAGAELLIFELPASEIS
- a CDS encoding IS3 family transposase (programmed frameshift), which translates into the protein MGLKRTDEFRQDAVRIALTSGLTRKQVASDLGVGLSTLNKWITAHRDTDAVSKEDLSLAQENERLRREVRILKEERDILKKAGPILRGPKAMRFKFIEEHQDRFPAKRLCDVVGVSTRGLRAFRSRPASRRQRSDMVTLAHIKEQSRLSLGSYGRPRMTEELKEIGLDVGHRRVGRLMRQNGISVVRTRKYKATTDSDHQFNIAPNLLDRNFTADLPNQKWAGDISYVWTREGWLYLAVILDLHSRRVIGWAVSNRMKWDLAIRALKMAIAFRSPPKGCIHHTDRGSQYCSHDYQKILRQHGFQVSMSGKGNCYDNAAVETFFKTIKAELIWRQSWDTRRQAEMAIFQYTNGFYNPRRRHSALGWRSPVAFERKVA
- a CDS encoding agmatine deiminase family protein, translated to MVKTPYADGFRMPARFAPHARTYIGWPTELNYRSDLVRTRVEYAGVVRAVAEFEPVTVIADPSDAAGARAELAGCSNAEILEIPINDAWLRDSGWIFVKNDDGEVALVQFQFNGWGGKYACDKDMRVAEHLTDHLGIRLYHAPFICEGGGITVDGEGTLITTEQVMRNADRYNGVSRDDLEGMLRDYLGIEKVIWLGLGLVEDAGTDGHADNVVEYLAPGVVLAQTVTDPSNPNYELCQENLRRLKDATDAKGRKLEVIEMPRLPYTDPAHGEPMPVPYVNAYAVNSALITPMIGGADDEQACAELEELFPGRRIVGVDSTFIALDGGGIGCITQQQPAGALAAP
- a CDS encoding isochorismatase family protein, giving the protein MTSKKVPPENAATVLIDHQVGTMNWAKSVDRDLIEANTRALARTAAALGMPLVLTSSMEDNMQGPLMPALEEIAPDAFAARIKRPGVVNCWDDSAFAAACRNTGRRHFIMAGITTDVCLAPPAISAAEEGFAVTAVVDASGSPTALTDEMAFRKMERGGVELTTTSALLAELAVNWASEAGQKIMQILGEEILSRG